From the genome of Triticum aestivum cultivar Chinese Spring chromosome 3B, IWGSC CS RefSeq v2.1, whole genome shotgun sequence, one region includes:
- the LOC123065165 gene encoding peptide-N4-(N-acetyl-beta-glucosaminyl)asparagine amidase A-like produces the protein MPLHSRSTMAEHFAQVLLLFLLLAITSLPISMASLHKLRLSASEVAAIEERAPPPPDQPTTFFEVDRPHRPPPGSFGPCSTVLLSHSFAYTYTKPPVTAAYSPPPCLAAAGGHASLISLAVLEWRAACRGVQYDRIFGVWLGGAELLRGCTAEPRRNGIEWSVSKDITKYASLLAARNPSTLAVYLGNVVDEQYTGVYHANLTLHLYFRHPPQPPQPGLGPADVIFPVSRSLPLNDGLWFQIQNGEDVGSASLAVPTNAYRAVLEVYLSYHAHDEFWYTNTIGSNGPFREVTVTIDGDLVGAVWPFPVIYTGGINPLLWRPITGIGSFNLPSYDIEITPFLEKLLDGKAHEFGLSVTNAKDAWFIDANLHLWLDPRGAPTTASTTSYDAPPLDSTTAFRPDGPGTEFYYTTAFRRISATGWVQTPSYGKITATWTQRLSYDNTNEVEGDSQQVVNQTTEAYSGVHVTDRGGIAYSQEAQQSFRLDVFVGVVNEAFNGSYTVARDVRLGFAEERVAAGRAGFFWSRSLSNAQECAVNVDVDDEGNVVGVSSGTRQNYRYEATDGCYSRDVASSGYGIVSDRSDEVCVKGSFPSGVGAVASPALARRTSS, from the coding sequence ATGCCCCTCCACTCTCGATCGACCATGGCCGAGCACTTCGCACaagttctcctcctcttcctcctgctaGCCATCACTTCCCTTCCGATCTCCATGGCTTCGCTTCACAAGCTCCGTCTCTCAGCCTCCGAAGTTGCCGCGATCGAGGAGcgcgcgccgcctccgccggaCCAGCCCACCACCTTCTTCGAGGTGGACCGGCCGCACCGGCCACCGCCGGGCAGCTTCGGCCCATGCTCGACCGTGCTTCTCTCACACTCCTTCGCTTACACCTACACCAAGCCCCCGGTCACGGCCGCCTACtccccgccgccgtgcctcgccgccGCGGGCGGGCACGCCTCGTTGATCTCCCTTGCCGTTCTTGAGTGGCGAGCCGCCTGCCGGGGCGTCCAGTACGATCGCATCTTCGGAGTCTGGCTCGGCGGCGCCGAGCTCCTCCGCGGCTGCACGGCTGAGCCACGAAGAAACGGCATCGAGTGGTCCGTGTCCAAAGATATCACCAAGTACGCGTCCCTCCTCGCCGCCCGCAACCCCTCCACCCTCGCCGTATACCTCGGCAATGTCGTCGACGAGCAGTACACCGGCGTGTACCACGCCAACCTCACGCTACACCTCTACTTCCGCCACCCGCCGCAGCCTCCGCAGCCCGGGCTGGGTCCCGCCGACGTCATCTTCCCCGTCTCGCGGAGCCTCCCTTTGAACGACGGCCTATGGTTCCAGATCCAGAACGGCGAGGACGTTGGGTCAGCGAGCCTCGCCGTGCCGACCAACGCCTACCGTGCCGTCCTCGAGGTGTACCTCTCGTACCACGCCCACGATGAGTTCTGGTACACCAACACGATCGGCAGCAACGGCCCCTTCCGCGAGGTCACCGTCACCATCGACGGGGATCTCGTCGGCGCCGTCTGGCCGTTCCCGGTCATCTACACCGGCGGCATTAACCCCCTCCTCTGGCGCCCGATCACGGGGATCGGCTCGTTCAATCTCCCGTCTTACGATATCGAGATCACGCCTTTCTTGGAAAAATTGTTGGACGGCAAGGCGCACGAGTTTGGCCTGTCAGTGACCAACGCCAAGGACGCGTGGTTCATCGACGCCAACCTACACCTCTGGCTGGACCCCAGGGGAGCGCCGACGACAGCGAGCACCACCAGCTACGACGCGCCACCGCTGGACAGTACCACAGCGTTCCGGCCCGACGGCCCCGGCACCGAGTTCTACTacacgacggcgttccggcgcaTCTCTGCCACGGGGTGGGTGCAAACGCCATCCTACGGCAAGATCACGGCAACGTGGACGCAGAGGCTCAGCTACGACAACACGAACGAGGTCGAGGGCGACAGCCAGCAGGTGGTGAACCAGACGACCGAAGCGTACTCCGGCGTGCACGTCACGGACCGCGGCGGCATCGCGTACTCGCAAGAGGCGCAACAGAGCTTCCGGCTCGACGTGTTCGTGGGCGTGGTGAACGAGGCGTTCAACGGCTCGTACACGGTGGCGAGAGACGTCCGGCTGGGGTTCGCCGAGGAGAGGGTCGCCGCCGGCCGCGCGGGGTTCTTCTGGTCTCGGTCGCTGAGCAACGCGCAGGAGTGCGCTGTGAACGTGGACGTGGACGACGAAGGGAACGTGGTCGGGGTGTCGTCGGGCACGAGGCAGAACTACAGGTACGAGGCGACCGACGGGTGCTACTCCCGGGACGTGGCCAGCAGCGGTTATGGCATAGTCTCAGACCGCTCCGACGAGGTTTGCGTGAAGGGGTCGTTTCCTTCCGGTGTCGGCGCCGTGGCATCGCCGGCTTTGGCGCGTCGGACGAGCTCGTGA